A region from the Bacteroidota bacterium genome encodes:
- a CDS encoding phosphatidylglycerophosphatase A, whose amino-acid sequence MPKFRLSPSFHRFAGSLAGIGYLKPAPGTWGSLAATGAFLVLQSSFIWFFLSLLILSLILSVWSGNEVTIGGHQDPSWFVLDEWAGQSITLLLIPVVTWWSVLLAFLLFRVFDILKPAGINRLQDLPGGWGILMDDVLAGIYAAGVCWLVWGLMG is encoded by the coding sequence ATGCCCAAATTCAGGTTATCACCTTCCTTCCACCGGTTCGCTGGCAGTCTGGCCGGAATCGGCTATCTGAAACCAGCACCCGGTACCTGGGGCAGTCTGGCCGCAACCGGGGCCTTTCTGGTTTTACAGTCTTCCTTCATATGGTTTTTCCTGAGTTTGCTGATCCTGAGTCTGATTCTGTCGGTCTGGTCGGGTAATGAGGTGACCATCGGAGGCCATCAGGATCCTTCCTGGTTTGTTCTGGATGAGTGGGCCGGTCAATCGATCACACTTCTGCTCATACCTGTTGTTACCTGGTGGAGTGTCCTGCTTGCCTTTTTATTGTTTCGTGTGTTCGATATCCTGAAACCAGCCGGAATCAATCGTCTTCAGGATCTGCCCGGCGGATGGGGAATCCTGATGGATGACGTTTTGGCTGGTATTTATGCCGCTGGCGTTTGCTGGCTCGTCTGGGGGCTGATGGGATGA
- a CDS encoding CinA family nicotinamide mononucleotide deamidase-related protein, whose translation MKAAILSIGDELLIGQVINSNAATIGRILTEEGFKVTSVLSIGDDADQIRQAINDLLDSNQVVISTGGLGPTHDDITKQVLLGLFGGTWIQSPGQLEIIRSIFEKRGRTVSDLNRQQADYPSSSRPLINEVGTAPGLWFTRGDSDLFVLPGVPAEMKFLMENRIRPLLKEKNKGRFIIQRTLRTTGIAESTLAETIGPVSGFLPDGATLAFLPGFGGVRLRIMIAGTDRQWMTEQLNQIADFLIEKAGIHYFAEGDDDLEDVIVDLLTRHQQTLSLAESCTGGLISDRLTNVPGASAIYLAGLNAYSNDAKIKWLGVTPETLRQHGAVSAETASAMAAGIRQATGSTYSLSVTGIAGPSGGTPEKPVGLVFIAIATPSVLHTFRTIMPGDRRQFKERVSSWALNHLRECILNQLKS comes from the coding sequence ATGAAAGCAGCCATCCTTTCCATCGGCGATGAACTCCTCATCGGACAGGTCATTAACAGCAATGCGGCTACCATCGGCCGGATTCTGACAGAGGAGGGATTTAAAGTTACCTCTGTCCTCAGCATTGGCGATGATGCTGATCAGATCAGACAAGCCATCAACGATTTGCTCGATTCAAATCAGGTCGTTATCTCAACAGGAGGTCTTGGCCCCACCCATGACGATATCACCAAGCAGGTCCTGCTGGGACTGTTTGGAGGAACCTGGATTCAGTCACCCGGTCAGTTGGAAATTATCCGGTCCATTTTCGAAAAACGCGGAAGAACGGTTTCGGATCTGAACCGCCAGCAGGCAGACTACCCTTCTTCTTCGCGCCCCCTGATTAATGAGGTCGGGACGGCACCCGGTTTGTGGTTCACACGCGGCGATTCTGACTTGTTTGTGCTTCCCGGTGTACCTGCCGAAATGAAATTCCTGATGGAAAACCGCATCAGACCCCTGCTAAAAGAGAAAAACAAGGGGCGGTTTATTATACAGCGCACACTGCGCACAACGGGAATAGCCGAATCCACCCTGGCAGAAACCATCGGACCTGTATCCGGCTTCCTTCCTGACGGAGCGACCCTGGCTTTCCTTCCCGGATTTGGTGGCGTCCGCCTGCGGATCATGATTGCGGGAACCGACCGCCAGTGGATGACAGAGCAACTAAACCAGATTGCAGATTTTCTGATTGAAAAGGCAGGAATCCATTACTTTGCAGAAGGAGACGATGATCTGGAAGATGTGATCGTTGATCTGCTGACCCGCCATCAACAGACACTGAGTCTTGCTGAATCCTGCACTGGCGGGTTAATCTCAGACCGTCTCACGAATGTACCCGGGGCCTCTGCCATTTATCTGGCAGGATTGAATGCCTATTCAAACGACGCCAAAATAAAATGGTTGGGCGTCACGCCCGAAACACTCCGCCAGCATGGAGCGGTCAGCGCAGAAACCGCATCGGCCATGGCAGCAGGAATCAGGCAGGCAACCGGCTCCACTTACAGCCTTTCTGTAACCGGTATTGCAGGACCTTCCGGCGGTACCCCAGAGAAACCTGTAGGCCTTGTTTTCATTGCCATTGCAACTCCTTCAGTCCTCCACACCTTCCGGACCATCATGCCCGGTGACCGGCGACAGTTCAAGGAAAGAGTGTCTTCCTGGGCCCTTAACCACCTGAGGGAATGCATTCTGAACCAGTTGAAATCCTGA
- the recA gene encoding recombinase RecA, whose translation MSAEINDGKLKALTVAMEQLDRQFGKGTIMKLGDRPQVPIRTISSGSISLDSCLGIGGFPRGRIVEIYGPESSGKTTLAIHVIAEAQKQGGLAAIIDAEHAFDPRYAEKLGVDIKNLLISQPDNGEQALEIAETLVRSGALDVLVVDSVAALVPKAEIEGEMGDSHVGLQARLMSQALRKLTGTISKTGSVAIFINQLRDKIGVMFGNPETTTGGKSLKFYASIRLDIRKIGQIKEGESVVGSRTKVKVVKNKVAPPFMECEFDINFGEGISKLGEIIDLGVDHKIIGKSGSWFSYGEEKLGQGRDAVKRLLMENPDLSQEIELKIKRAMNFPEPEIVAETGKTKAR comes from the coding sequence ATGAGCGCAGAAATCAACGACGGCAAATTAAAAGCATTAACCGTTGCCATGGAGCAACTGGACAGGCAATTCGGAAAAGGAACCATCATGAAACTGGGTGATCGTCCCCAGGTTCCGATCCGGACCATTTCTTCGGGGAGCATTTCTCTGGATTCCTGTCTGGGAATCGGTGGATTTCCCCGTGGCCGGATAGTTGAGATCTATGGCCCGGAATCCTCTGGTAAAACCACACTGGCCATTCACGTGATTGCAGAAGCACAAAAGCAGGGTGGCCTGGCAGCCATTATCGATGCCGAACATGCCTTCGATCCGCGTTACGCAGAAAAATTGGGTGTCGACATTAAAAACCTGCTGATTTCCCAACCGGATAATGGCGAACAGGCACTTGAAATTGCAGAAACACTGGTCCGCTCCGGTGCATTGGATGTTCTGGTGGTCGACTCTGTAGCGGCACTGGTACCCAAGGCAGAAATTGAAGGAGAGATGGGTGACAGCCATGTGGGGTTGCAGGCCCGGCTTATGTCTCAGGCTCTCAGAAAACTGACGGGAACCATCTCGAAAACCGGTTCAGTGGCCATTTTCATTAATCAGCTGCGTGATAAAATCGGAGTGATGTTTGGAAATCCAGAAACCACCACAGGCGGTAAGTCCCTTAAATTTTATGCTTCCATCCGCCTCGATATCCGCAAGATCGGCCAGATCAAGGAAGGCGAATCGGTGGTTGGTTCCCGCACAAAGGTCAAGGTGGTGAAGAACAAGGTGGCTCCTCCCTTTATGGAATGCGAGTTTGACATCAATTTCGGTGAAGGAATCAGCAAACTGGGAGAAATTATCGACCTCGGTGTTGATCACAAGATCATTGGCAAAAGCGGATCCTGGTTCAGTTACGGCGAGGAAAAGCTGGGGCAAGGTCGGGATGCTGTTAAACGCCTCCTGATGGAAAATCCCGATCTGAGTCAGGAGATAGAACTGAAGATTAAACGTGCCATGAATTTCCCGGAACCTGAAATTGTTGCAGAAACAGGAAAAACCAAAGCCCGTTAA
- a CDS encoding RecX family transcriptional regulator yields the protein MLQKQEKPKPVNGIITAIDTQSARTGRVSVFIDGSFFCGLNAATAARMRLKPGRPVDEAFCVVLLSAAEQDSALNLALASLSRASQPADRIRKKLVLRGFSEQTAASIISRLREEGYLNDDEYARKFVMDAIRLKKWGMIRIKKELSKKGIQPDSIQKAVDLQPETGTDEIVRVVLKKFGQQPDTVRVTRFLQYRGYSWEEINRIIRVVRKTSNDQQLPDGEDFP from the coding sequence TTGTTGCAGAAACAGGAAAAACCAAAGCCCGTTAACGGGATCATCACAGCCATCGACACCCAATCGGCCAGAACCGGTCGGGTGTCCGTTTTTATTGACGGCAGTTTCTTCTGTGGCCTGAATGCTGCAACCGCTGCCCGGATGCGGCTGAAACCAGGCAGACCGGTGGATGAAGCTTTCTGCGTGGTTTTGCTTTCCGCAGCTGAACAGGATTCCGCTCTGAACCTGGCCCTGGCCTCCCTTTCCCGCGCTTCTCAACCTGCTGACCGGATTCGGAAGAAACTGGTGTTGCGTGGTTTCAGCGAACAAACCGCTGCATCCATCATTTCTCGTCTCCGCGAAGAAGGCTACCTGAATGATGACGAATACGCCCGCAAATTTGTGATGGATGCGATCCGGCTGAAAAAATGGGGTATGATCCGGATTAAAAAAGAACTGTCCAAAAAAGGCATTCAGCCGGATAGTATCCAAAAGGCAGTGGATCTTCAACCGGAAACCGGAACGGATGAAATAGTCCGGGTGGTCCTGAAAAAATTCGGGCAGCAACCCGATACGGTACGGGTCACACGTTTTCTTCAGTACAGAGGCTATTCCTGGGAAGAAATCAACCGGATTATCAGGGTAGTCCGGAAAACCAGTAACGATCAGCAGTTACCGGACGGGGAAGATTTTCCCTGA
- a CDS encoding sigma-70 family RNA polymerase sigma factor: protein MRPLPLLNRRPVTDRKEHRLTVITRDVSNEELLLQLKAGDQSVFDEVVARFKNQLMNLVLRYLGNREDAEDVVQEAMVRVYINIHRYDASYKATTWIYTITLNLARSVWQKKHRWVVLGSSLMREDDQSDYFDQIADVSLSPDYISDATSQTDIIERALASINPVFREAVILRDMEGCTYEEIAAIMNLNLGTVKSKINRGRVMLKHFIRQEMDRR, encoded by the coding sequence ATGCGACCACTACCACTACTCAACAGACGGCCGGTGACGGACCGGAAGGAGCATCGATTAACTGTGATCACCCGTGATGTCAGTAATGAAGAATTGCTGTTACAACTGAAGGCAGGGGATCAGTCTGTGTTCGATGAAGTCGTTGCACGATTTAAAAACCAACTGATGAACCTTGTGTTGCGCTATCTTGGCAACCGTGAAGATGCCGAGGACGTGGTTCAGGAAGCCATGGTGCGGGTTTACATCAACATTCACCGTTACGATGCCTCCTATAAAGCCACCACCTGGATTTACACCATCACCCTGAATCTGGCCCGGTCGGTCTGGCAAAAAAAACACCGTTGGGTGGTTCTGGGTTCTTCGCTGATGCGGGAAGATGATCAGTCCGACTATTTTGACCAGATTGCCGATGTATCGTTGTCGCCGGATTATATTTCGGATGCAACCAGTCAGACCGACATCATTGAAAGGGCGCTGGCCAGTATCAATCCGGTTTTCAGGGAAGCCGTGATTCTGCGCGATATGGAAGGTTGCACGTACGAAGAAATTGCCGCCATTATGAATCTGAACCTGGGAACAGTGAAGAGCAAAATAAACCGTGGCAGAGTCATGCTGAAGCATTTTATCCGGCAGGAGATGGACCGCCGATGA
- the holA gene encoding DNA polymerase III subunit delta, with the protein MIVNVPIAIITSMDFRSFTDMIRWASRADFAPVMLVVSDEFYLQQQIERQLVQRFYDGTAPDFNYQVLYGSETSGSEVAGLASAYPMMAERRVVIVRDADKLLKEKDALAGYIKKPVSSTFLLFMATKVNRTTNPWRAVPKDAVIEQPAIYENQVREWIPQLASAWQLSINEEAVEFIIQSMGTAVSMIAAEFEKMSLADIPGRKLTTEVVADLTGIRREWNPWELKDAIVKGDEARAQLIATKMIQSGDNPVGMAASLAVSFKSMWMKSWQLATDKNMPPPQRYPEKIELEQVKALGPRAARKIEHFIDRLADLDAGLKGFSPLPPDIQFCAYISDVCNVDRRED; encoded by the coding sequence TTGATTGTTAATGTCCCGATTGCCATTATTACTTCCATGGATTTCCGATCATTTACCGACATGATCCGCTGGGCATCCCGCGCTGACTTTGCGCCGGTGATGCTGGTGGTTTCCGATGAATTCTATCTCCAGCAACAAATTGAACGACAGTTGGTCCAGCGGTTTTATGACGGGACCGCTCCAGACTTTAATTATCAGGTTCTGTATGGTTCTGAAACCAGTGGATCTGAGGTGGCCGGACTCGCCTCTGCGTATCCCATGATGGCAGAAAGACGAGTGGTCATTGTGCGGGATGCCGATAAACTGCTTAAGGAAAAGGATGCTCTGGCCGGGTACATAAAAAAACCGGTTTCTTCTACCTTTTTATTGTTCATGGCCACCAAGGTGAACCGGACCACCAATCCCTGGCGTGCGGTGCCGAAGGATGCAGTGATTGAACAGCCAGCCATTTACGAAAACCAGGTAAGGGAATGGATCCCTCAGTTGGCTTCTGCCTGGCAATTGTCAATAAACGAAGAAGCGGTTGAATTCATTATCCAATCGATGGGAACAGCCGTTTCCATGATTGCGGCAGAATTCGAGAAGATGTCACTGGCAGACATCCCGGGAAGAAAACTTACCACCGAAGTGGTGGCCGACCTGACCGGAATCAGGCGTGAATGGAACCCATGGGAACTGAAGGATGCCATTGTTAAGGGTGATGAAGCCCGTGCCCAGCTCATTGCCACAAAAATGATTCAGTCCGGAGACAATCCGGTTGGAATGGCAGCCAGTCTGGCCGTTTCCTTTAAATCCATGTGGATGAAATCATGGCAACTGGCTACCGATAAAAACATGCCGCCTCCCCAGCGCTATCCCGAAAAGATCGAGTTGGAACAGGTAAAAGCGCTGGGTCCACGCGCTGCAAGAAAAATTGAACATTTCATTGACCGGTTGGCCGATCTGGATGCTGGCTTGAAAGGATTCAGTCCGCTGCCACCTGACATCCAATTTTGTGCCTACATTTCAGATGTCTGTAATGTGGATCGCCGCGAGGATTAA
- a CDS encoding DUF1295 domain-containing protein gives MALLEEFEQSGNWLFRYRTYLPLVLVALAVLVIFFDPSPVFSHQDPVFTGICIGLSLFGLIIRAITIGYVPRLTSGRNTKKQVANYLNTEGIYSTVRHPLYVGNFFMWIGIVLFSGNIWFTVAVILAYWLYYERIMFAEEQFLRGKFGQTYLAWANHTPPFIPNLSKWKGPDMDFSWRTVIKREDNGFLGMVVAFAFVDLLRNLKDGEKYLLSDFWMYTLGSSVVIYLITRTLRKTTSLLNAERKPSA, from the coding sequence ATGGCACTGCTCGAAGAATTTGAACAATCGGGAAACTGGCTCTTCAGATACCGGACCTACCTGCCGCTGGTGTTAGTGGCACTGGCGGTTCTGGTCATTTTCTTCGATCCGTCACCTGTGTTTTCCCATCAGGACCCGGTTTTCACTGGTATTTGTATCGGTCTGTCGCTTTTCGGCCTGATCATCCGGGCCATTACCATCGGGTACGTTCCCCGGCTGACCTCGGGAAGAAATACCAAGAAGCAGGTTGCCAACTACCTGAACACTGAAGGCATCTATTCAACAGTCCGGCATCCGCTGTATGTTGGCAATTTCTTTATGTGGATCGGAATTGTACTGTTCAGCGGGAATATCTGGTTTACAGTCGCCGTCATTCTGGCCTACTGGCTTTACTATGAGCGGATCATGTTTGCCGAGGAACAATTTCTTCGCGGAAAATTCGGACAAACCTATCTGGCCTGGGCCAACCACACTCCTCCGTTTATTCCCAATTTATCAAAATGGAAAGGTCCGGATATGGATTTTTCCTGGCGAACCGTCATCAAGCGGGAAGACAATGGCTTTCTTGGTATGGTCGTTGCATTTGCCTTTGTAGATCTGCTGAGAAATCTTAAGGACGGCGAAAAGTACCTTCTCTCCGATTTCTGGATGTATACTCTCGGATCCAGTGTGGTAATTTATCTGATTACCCGTACGCTCAGAAAAACAACCTCACTTTTAAATGCCGAGCGGAAGCCCTCGGCCTGA
- a CDS encoding glutathione peroxidase, producing the protein MNETIYQFGFNSIGGTTISMKSFQGKVLLLVNTASGCGYTPQYKELQSLWMEFGDRGLVVIGFPCNQFGRQESGNEEAIRDFCEINYGVTFPLSQKIEVNGKTALPLWKWLKKEKTGFLGIQRIPWNFTKFIVDRTGTVVGRYSPSMSPGQLRPLIEKLL; encoded by the coding sequence ATGAATGAAACAATTTATCAGTTCGGATTTAACAGCATTGGTGGAACCACCATTTCCATGAAGTCCTTTCAGGGGAAAGTGCTGCTGTTGGTCAATACTGCCAGCGGATGTGGTTATACACCACAATACAAGGAACTTCAATCTCTCTGGATGGAATTCGGTGATCGGGGATTGGTTGTTATCGGATTTCCCTGCAATCAGTTTGGACGCCAGGAAAGCGGGAATGAGGAAGCAATCAGAGATTTCTGTGAAATCAATTACGGGGTTACCTTCCCATTGTCCCAAAAAATTGAGGTCAATGGAAAAACGGCACTTCCGCTTTGGAAATGGTTAAAAAAAGAAAAGACAGGGTTTCTGGGAATTCAGCGGATTCCGTGGAATTTCACAAAGTTTATTGTTGACCGCACCGGAACAGTAGTGGGCAGGTACAGTCCATCCATGTCACCCGGGCAGTTAAGACCTCTTATCGAAAAGTTGCTATGA
- the glmM gene encoding phosphoglucosamine mutase has translation MPLMVSISGIRGIVSDGLTPQVIVDFVSAYATWARQASQTDQPTIILGRDSRVTGKMVSELVSSTLNWSGCHVIDLGVVPTPTVQVAVEHFSAQGGIIVSASHNPAEWNALKLLNGTGEFMSPEEGETLLAIKNTGNFHFSAWNQTGSFKKIRDFHQHHIETLLSFPFIDYSAIRKAGFKVVVDGVEGAGSVALPMLLEKLGCTVIRMNCGASGLFPHTPEPLPQNLTGLMERVVSEKADLGLALDPDADRLAAIMENGEPFGEEYTITAATDYFLKHKKGDVVVNLSTTRAVADVARRHGTKCHYSKVGEINVVKMMQETGAVIGGEGSGGVILPDSHYGRDSLVAALLIIAWLADGKKPVSELRKGLPFYEMAKKKVDLGTQSPDPVIEQVRKSLQGTPMDTRDGLKIDFPDRWVHLRKSNTEPIIRIYTEAPTAAEAEKLASEFVEKIRSLVQS, from the coding sequence ATGCCATTAATGGTCAGTATTTCGGGGATTCGGGGGATTGTCAGTGATGGACTGACTCCACAGGTCATTGTTGATTTTGTTTCTGCCTATGCAACATGGGCCCGTCAGGCATCCCAAACCGACCAGCCTACCATCATTCTTGGCCGCGACTCCCGCGTGACGGGTAAAATGGTGTCCGAATTGGTCAGCTCCACACTGAATTGGTCCGGATGTCACGTCATCGACCTGGGTGTGGTTCCAACCCCGACGGTTCAGGTGGCAGTTGAACATTTCAGTGCACAGGGTGGCATCATTGTTTCAGCATCTCACAATCCTGCCGAGTGGAATGCCCTGAAACTGCTCAATGGAACCGGCGAGTTTATGTCACCCGAAGAAGGAGAAACACTCCTTGCCATTAAGAACACAGGGAATTTTCACTTTTCCGCCTGGAACCAAACCGGTTCTTTCAAGAAAATACGCGATTTCCATCAACATCATATCGAAACCCTGCTATCATTCCCCTTTATTGATTATTCAGCCATCAGGAAGGCCGGATTCAAGGTGGTGGTGGATGGGGTTGAAGGCGCCGGATCGGTTGCGCTTCCCATGCTGCTTGAGAAACTGGGTTGCACTGTGATCAGAATGAATTGCGGAGCCTCGGGCCTGTTTCCGCATACACCCGAACCATTGCCGCAAAACCTGACCGGATTAATGGAACGCGTCGTTTCTGAAAAGGCCGATCTTGGGCTGGCCCTGGATCCCGATGCAGACCGACTGGCTGCCATCATGGAGAATGGCGAACCTTTCGGAGAGGAATACACCATCACTGCAGCCACTGATTACTTTCTCAAACATAAAAAAGGCGATGTGGTCGTAAATCTTTCCACCACAAGGGCGGTCGCTGACGTGGCCAGACGACATGGGACCAAATGCCACTATTCAAAAGTCGGCGAAATAAATGTAGTAAAAATGATGCAGGAAACCGGCGCTGTTATTGGTGGCGAAGGGTCGGGCGGAGTCATTCTTCCCGATTCACATTATGGCCGGGATTCACTGGTGGCGGCTCTGTTGATCATCGCCTGGCTGGCTGACGGTAAAAAGCCTGTGAGCGAATTAAGGAAGGGACTACCCTTCTACGAGATGGCAAAGAAAAAAGTGGATCTGGGCACTCAATCACCCGATCCGGTCATTGAACAGGTACGGAAATCCCTGCAGGGAACTCCGATGGATACACGCGATGGGCTGAAAATTGATTTTCCGGACCGGTGGGTTCATCTGAGAAAATCGAATACAGAACCGATTATCCGGATTTACACCGAAGCACCAACCGCAGCGGAGGCAGAAAAGCTGGCAAGTGAGTTCGTGGAAAAAATCAGGAGCCTGGTTCAATCATGA
- a CDS encoding EutN/CcmL family microcompartment protein encodes MILCKVTGTVVSPVKKPELNPLKLLVVQPIKPDGTPDGADMLAIDYCQAGIGDRVLVAVEGDVVKQVTGSADVPANTIIMAVVDDLDITITK; translated from the coding sequence ATGATTCTATGTAAAGTTACCGGAACAGTGGTCTCTCCGGTTAAAAAGCCTGAATTGAATCCGTTAAAATTACTGGTTGTTCAGCCCATCAAGCCCGACGGGACTCCCGATGGCGCAGACATGCTTGCTATTGACTACTGTCAGGCTGGTATAGGTGACCGGGTGCTGGTGGCGGTTGAAGGGGATGTGGTGAAGCAGGTCACCGGCTCGGCGGATGTACCGGCCAATACCATCATCATGGCGGTGGTGGATGATCTGGATATCACAATTACGAAATAA